Proteins encoded by one window of Candidatus Krumholzibacteriia bacterium:
- a CDS encoding sulfotransferase, whose product MPERVFYVVLSTQRSGSTWFRRMLDSHPEIRDFGEIFLLRPWEGWRAEDLVPFSHHLRDHGGRRPAVTARYLRRLRESPTPAKAVGFKLMYGQLARFPELLPLLLRHRFRLIHLVRDNHLDMVISRERDERLKITHTREKVEVPALHLDPVRLRQRLRRIGVSVRAGRGLTAVWPHPVCTVRYEDLAADPSAVLRPVVEFLGQRAEGVELQSRMQRIATGTYRDRIANYDEIAPLLREWGYGGFLGEQGRVSDR is encoded by the coding sequence ATGCCCGAGCGCGTCTTCTACGTGGTCCTGTCCACCCAACGCAGTGGGTCGACGTGGTTCCGGCGGATGCTGGACAGCCATCCGGAGATCCGCGACTTCGGGGAGATCTTCCTCCTGCGGCCGTGGGAAGGGTGGCGTGCCGAGGACCTGGTACCCTTCAGCCACCACCTGCGGGACCACGGCGGCCGACGGCCGGCGGTGACTGCACGCTACCTGCGGCGATTGCGCGAGAGCCCGACCCCGGCGAAGGCCGTGGGCTTCAAGCTGATGTACGGACAACTCGCCCGGTTCCCCGAGTTGCTGCCGCTGCTGCTGCGCCACCGCTTCCGCCTGATCCATCTGGTTCGCGACAACCACCTCGACATGGTCATCTCGCGCGAGCGCGACGAGAGACTGAAGATCACCCATACCCGCGAGAAGGTCGAGGTTCCGGCCCTGCATCTCGACCCGGTGCGGCTACGGCAGCGACTGCGGCGGATCGGGGTCAGCGTGAGGGCCGGGCGCGGCTTGACCGCCGTGTGGCCGCACCCCGTGTGCACGGTCCGCTACGAGGACCTGGCCGCCGATCCCTCGGCCGTCCTGCGGCCGGTGGTCGAATTCCTGGGGCAGCGGGCCGAGGGTGTCGAGCTGCAGAGCCGGATGCAACGGATCGCTACGGGGACCTACCGCGACCGGATCGCGAACTACGACGAGATCGCGCCGTTGCTGCGGGAGTGGGGGTACGGGGGGTTTCTGGGAGAGCAGGGCCGGGTCTCGGATCGCTAG